From a region of the Haloferax volcanii DS2 genome:
- the purH gene encoding bifunctional phosphoribosylaminoimidazolecarboxamide formyltransferase/IMP cyclohydrolase, with the protein MVTIAGLASNRGRNLRNIADRAPGGAELGVVVSNSADAPVLDWADEHGIPSEVVERGDDEARESHEERILDALADYDFDLVCLDGYMRVLTSTFLDAAPTTLNVHPSLLPAFPGMDAHEQVLDAGVKTTGCTVHVVNEEVDAGPIVTQEAVPVYTDDDADDLKSRVLYDAEFKAYPRAVRWFAEGRVTVEDDSVTVEGDVDAGLPERRVTSEDRYDELRYGENPHQDAAVYVDETCDEASVVGAPQLNEGAKGLSYNNYNDADGALNIIKEFDEPAAAVIKHTNPAGCATADTLAEAYADALATDPMSAFGGIVALNRECDAETAELIIDSFKEVVVAPGYTDDALDVLTEKKNLRVLNVGDLGERTETYTEKALVGGRLVQERDLWTPTLEDLEVVTETEPTDEQLETMLFAWTVLKHVKSNGILFAKGTETVGVGMGQVSRVDAVELAAMKAEEHAEGKDAQGAVMASDAFFPFPDGVEKAADAGIEAVIQPGGSVNDEDVIAACNERGIAMVFTGQRCFRHD; encoded by the coding sequence ATGGTCACCATCGCCGGTCTCGCGAGCAACCGCGGACGAAACCTTCGCAACATCGCCGACCGCGCCCCCGGCGGGGCGGAACTCGGCGTCGTCGTCTCGAACAGCGCCGACGCGCCCGTCCTCGACTGGGCGGACGAACACGGTATCCCCAGCGAAGTCGTCGAACGCGGCGACGACGAGGCCCGCGAGTCCCACGAGGAGCGCATCCTCGACGCCCTCGCGGACTACGACTTCGACCTCGTCTGTCTCGACGGCTACATGCGCGTGCTCACCTCGACGTTCCTCGACGCCGCGCCGACGACGCTCAACGTCCACCCATCGCTGCTCCCCGCGTTCCCCGGCATGGACGCCCACGAACAGGTCCTCGACGCCGGCGTCAAGACGACCGGCTGTACGGTTCACGTCGTCAACGAGGAGGTCGACGCCGGTCCCATCGTCACGCAGGAGGCCGTCCCGGTGTACACCGACGACGACGCCGACGACCTCAAATCGCGCGTCCTCTACGACGCCGAGTTCAAGGCCTACCCGCGCGCAGTCCGCTGGTTCGCCGAGGGCCGCGTGACGGTCGAAGACGACTCCGTCACCGTCGAGGGCGACGTCGACGCCGGGTTGCCCGAGCGCCGCGTCACCTCCGAGGACCGCTACGACGAACTCCGATACGGCGAGAACCCCCATCAGGACGCCGCGGTCTACGTGGACGAGACGTGCGACGAGGCGTCGGTCGTCGGCGCGCCCCAACTCAACGAGGGCGCGAAGGGACTCTCGTACAACAACTACAACGACGCCGACGGCGCGCTGAACATCATCAAGGAGTTCGACGAGCCCGCCGCGGCGGTCATCAAGCACACGAACCCCGCCGGCTGTGCCACCGCCGACACGCTCGCTGAAGCCTACGCCGACGCCCTCGCCACCGACCCGATGAGCGCCTTCGGCGGCATCGTCGCGCTCAACCGCGAGTGCGACGCCGAGACGGCGGAACTCATCATCGACTCGTTCAAAGAAGTCGTCGTCGCGCCCGGCTACACCGACGACGCGCTCGACGTGCTGACCGAGAAGAAGAACCTTCGCGTCCTCAATGTGGGCGACCTCGGCGAGCGCACCGAGACCTACACCGAGAAGGCGCTCGTCGGCGGGCGGCTCGTTCAGGAGCGCGACCTCTGGACGCCGACGCTCGAGGACCTCGAAGTCGTCACCGAGACCGAACCCACGGACGAGCAGTTGGAGACGATGCTGTTCGCGTGGACGGTGCTGAAGCACGTGAAGTCCAACGGCATCCTCTTCGCCAAGGGAACCGAGACGGTCGGCGTCGGCATGGGGCAGGTCTCCCGCGTCGACGCGGTCGAACTCGCCGCGATGAAGGCCGAGGAACACGCCGAGGGCAAGGACGCGCAGGGTGCCGTCATGGCCTCCGACGCGTTCTTCCCGTTCCCGGACGGCGTGGAGAAGGCGGCCGACGCGGGTATCGAGGCGGTCATCCAGCCCGGCGGCTCGGTGAACGACGAGGACGTCATTGCGGCCTGCAACGAGCGCGGGATTGCGATGGTCTTCACCGGGCAGCGGTGCTTTAGACACGACTGA
- a CDS encoding geranylgeranylglyceryl/heptaprenylglyceryl phosphate synthase, whose amino-acid sequence MSFDWSEFEHVTKVDPAKRHPESIDVLRHTDAVIVGGSDGVTEENSLAVFERLRAEFPDLPLVQEPYRSAHVSKRTVEVADAVFVPAVYNGDKTNFVEKHVGFFTELARKSEDVTGSGLPFVGSVLASKGRELVDGVVGEGYVVQNPDSKVAGLTNVEEHYTPEQVAGAALATESFYGFPIFYIEYSGRYVGPEDVSAAAPFLDETALLYGGGIRSRAQTDEILDAGADAVVVGDCFHEDTERFLETVPTT is encoded by the coding sequence ATGTCATTTGATTGGAGTGAATTCGAGCACGTCACGAAAGTCGACCCGGCAAAACGGCACCCCGAGTCCATCGATGTCCTCCGCCACACGGACGCCGTTATCGTCGGCGGTTCCGACGGCGTCACGGAGGAGAACTCGCTTGCGGTGTTTGAGCGACTCCGCGCCGAGTTTCCCGACCTTCCGTTAGTCCAGGAACCGTACCGCTCGGCCCACGTTTCGAAGCGAACCGTCGAAGTTGCCGACGCCGTCTTCGTCCCGGCGGTCTACAACGGCGACAAGACGAATTTCGTCGAGAAACACGTCGGTTTCTTCACCGAACTCGCGCGGAAATCAGAGGACGTGACTGGGTCGGGGCTCCCGTTCGTCGGGAGCGTGCTCGCCTCGAAGGGTCGCGAACTCGTCGACGGTGTTGTCGGTGAGGGCTACGTCGTCCAGAACCCCGACTCGAAGGTCGCCGGACTGACGAACGTCGAGGAACACTACACCCCCGAACAGGTTGCAGGTGCCGCGCTGGCGACGGAGTCGTTCTACGGCTTCCCGATATTCTACATCGAGTACTCCGGACGCTACGTCGGCCCGGAAGACGTGTCGGCCGCGGCTCCATTTCTCGACGAGACGGCGTTACTCTACGGCGGCGGCATCCGGAGCAGGGCACAGACCGATGAGATACTCGACGCCGGTGCCGACGCCGTCGTGGTGGGAGACTGCTTCCACGAGGATACGGAGCGCTTCTTGGAGACCGTTCCCACGACCTAA
- a CDS encoding universal stress protein: MYEHILVPTDGSEGTMQAIEHALELAGDESTVHVLSVVDQRVYLAAGGDQQDAVIQSLRDDAVDAVERCAEKCEGKASTTTAIRDGVPHRVILDYADEHGADVVVMGTHGRTGRDKLTSLGSVTERVIENAKRPVLVVHID; the protein is encoded by the coding sequence ATGTACGAACACATCCTCGTGCCGACCGACGGGAGCGAAGGGACGATGCAGGCAATCGAGCACGCGCTTGAACTCGCGGGGGACGAGTCGACGGTCCACGTGCTGTCGGTCGTCGACCAGCGGGTGTACCTCGCCGCGGGCGGCGACCAGCAGGACGCCGTCATCCAGTCGCTCCGCGACGACGCGGTCGATGCGGTCGAGCGGTGCGCCGAGAAGTGCGAGGGGAAGGCGTCGACGACGACGGCGATTCGAGACGGCGTTCCCCATCGAGTCATCCTCGACTACGCCGACGAACACGGCGCCGACGTGGTCGTGATGGGGACCCACGGGCGGACCGGTCGCGACAAGCTCACGTCGCTCGGGAGCGTCACCGAGCGCGTTATCGAGAACGCGAAGCGCCCGGTGCTCGTCGTCCACATCGACTGA
- the folP gene encoding dihydropteroate synthase: MEYHEAVNFLFDLRRFQVKPGTESIRRLLSHLGDPHEGVSFVQVAGSNGKGSTARMVDAMLRESGAHVGLYTSPHFDDVRERVRVDGRKIPKSALSAFVAEAKPYLVERAADGEPLTFFETVTALALWYFDRAGVDVAVLEVGMGGELDATSAVDPVASAVTNVSLEHTAVLGDTVAEIAKTKAAVAPADAPLVTGTTGEALSVIREEAGDVLTVGDADADSDADVRVSYGGRVNHQEAAVTVETDAETLDVRIPLLGAYQARNAGIAVSLARQVRPDIDAEAIHRGLRNAHWPGRFEVMGTEPTVVLDGAHNPDACAQVATVLDEFDYDDLHLVYGAMHDKDHGEMVGALPEVASVVTCKADISRGEDPEILSSVFERLNGPAVETGGAVAAALDRARARADPDDCVLVVGSLYVVAEARTTWTRAVVPKTHRTLDDARRTLDRANVADAAERSERARRAVNRTVHTRVQRRQARVLREELLSVGGDCAVSGHEFGGELVDVVLTGTLDQFERLTAALEDPPYALAGVAAEIRETLDIEAADAGEDDERGAGDASDAGHDDYPWNDGTAVMGILNVTPNSFHDGGEFYDIDDAVEQARAMVDAGVDIIDVGGESTRPGADEVPVDEEIRRVAPVIEAIADLDVLVSVDTRKAAVGAAALDAGADILNDVTGLEDPEMRFLAAERGAPVIVMHSIDAPVDPSREVDYDDVVEDVIDELTELVLLAEKAGIPRRNLIVDPGLGFGKSKAENFELLGRTDEFAALGCPILVGHSHKSMFSLVGEEPGDNLAATVAGTAIAADRGADIVRVHDVPENVAAVNVALASRDPNRFEADAERED, encoded by the coding sequence ATGGAGTACCACGAGGCGGTGAACTTCCTTTTCGACCTCCGGCGGTTTCAGGTCAAGCCGGGGACCGAGTCGATTCGGCGGTTGCTCTCTCACCTCGGCGACCCCCACGAAGGCGTGTCGTTCGTGCAGGTCGCGGGGTCGAACGGAAAGGGAAGCACCGCCCGGATGGTCGACGCGATGCTGCGCGAGTCGGGCGCGCACGTCGGCCTCTACACCTCGCCGCACTTCGACGACGTGCGGGAGCGCGTCCGCGTCGACGGCCGGAAGATTCCGAAGTCCGCGCTGTCGGCGTTCGTGGCCGAAGCCAAGCCGTACCTCGTCGAGCGGGCCGCCGACGGCGAGCCGCTGACCTTCTTCGAGACCGTGACCGCGCTCGCGCTGTGGTACTTCGACCGCGCGGGCGTCGACGTGGCGGTGCTCGAAGTCGGGATGGGCGGCGAACTCGACGCGACGAGCGCCGTCGACCCCGTCGCCAGCGCCGTCACCAACGTCTCGCTCGAACACACCGCGGTCCTCGGCGACACGGTCGCGGAAATCGCGAAGACGAAAGCCGCCGTCGCGCCCGCCGACGCGCCGCTCGTGACCGGGACGACCGGCGAGGCGCTGTCGGTCATCCGCGAGGAGGCCGGCGACGTGTTGACCGTCGGGGACGCCGACGCCGACTCGGACGCGGACGTTCGCGTCTCCTACGGCGGCCGCGTCAACCACCAGGAGGCCGCCGTCACCGTCGAGACCGACGCCGAGACGCTCGACGTTCGCATCCCGCTTTTGGGCGCGTATCAGGCACGGAACGCCGGCATCGCCGTCTCGCTCGCCCGGCAGGTTCGCCCGGATATCGACGCGGAGGCGATTCACCGCGGCCTCCGAAACGCCCACTGGCCGGGTCGGTTCGAGGTCATGGGTACGGAGCCGACGGTCGTCCTCGACGGCGCGCACAACCCCGACGCCTGCGCGCAGGTCGCCACCGTCCTCGATGAGTTCGACTACGACGACCTCCATCTCGTCTACGGCGCGATGCACGACAAGGACCACGGCGAGATGGTCGGGGCGCTCCCGGAGGTGGCGTCCGTCGTCACCTGCAAGGCGGACATCTCGCGGGGCGAGGACCCCGAGATACTGTCGTCCGTCTTCGAGCGACTCAACGGCCCCGCAGTCGAGACCGGCGGCGCGGTCGCCGCGGCGCTCGACCGGGCGCGCGCCCGCGCCGACCCCGACGACTGCGTGCTCGTCGTCGGCTCGCTGTACGTCGTCGCCGAGGCGCGGACCACGTGGACGCGGGCGGTCGTCCCGAAGACTCACCGCACACTCGACGACGCCCGACGGACCCTCGACCGCGCGAACGTCGCTGACGCCGCCGAACGGAGCGAACGCGCGAGGCGGGCGGTCAACAGAACGGTCCACACGCGCGTCCAGCGCCGGCAGGCGCGGGTGCTCCGCGAGGAACTGCTGTCCGTCGGCGGCGACTGCGCCGTCTCGGGCCACGAGTTCGGCGGCGAACTCGTCGACGTGGTCCTGACCGGGACGCTCGACCAGTTCGAGCGCCTGACGGCGGCCCTCGAAGACCCACCGTACGCGCTCGCGGGGGTCGCAGCCGAGATTCGCGAGACGCTCGACATCGAGGCGGCTGACGCCGGCGAAGACGACGAGCGCGGCGCGGGCGACGCGAGCGACGCCGGCCATGACGACTACCCGTGGAACGACGGCACGGCCGTCATGGGCATCCTGAACGTGACGCCGAACAGTTTCCACGACGGCGGGGAGTTCTACGATATCGACGACGCCGTCGAGCAGGCGCGGGCGATGGTCGACGCCGGCGTCGACATCATCGACGTGGGCGGCGAGAGCACCCGCCCCGGCGCGGACGAGGTCCCGGTCGACGAGGAGATTCGCCGCGTCGCGCCCGTCATCGAGGCCATCGCCGACCTCGACGTGCTCGTGTCCGTGGACACCCGCAAGGCCGCGGTCGGCGCGGCCGCCCTCGACGCCGGCGCGGACATCCTCAACGACGTGACCGGCCTCGAAGACCCCGAGATGCGCTTCCTCGCGGCCGAGCGAGGCGCGCCGGTCATCGTGATGCACAGCATCGACGCCCCGGTCGACCCGTCTCGCGAAGTCGACTACGACGACGTGGTCGAGGACGTCATCGACGAACTGACCGAGCTGGTGTTGCTCGCCGAGAAGGCGGGCATCCCGCGGCGGAACCTCATCGTCGACCCCGGTCTCGGCTTCGGGAAGTCGAAGGCCGAGAACTTCGAACTTCTCGGGCGCACCGACGAGTTCGCCGCGCTCGGCTGTCCGATTCTCGTCGGCCACTCCCACAAGTCGATGTTCTCGCTCGTCGGCGAGGAGCCCGGCGACAACCTCGCGGCGACCGTCGCGGGCACGGCAATCGCCGCCGACCGCGGGGCCGACATCGTCCGCGTCCACGACGTGCCGGAGAACGTCGCGGCCGTGAACGTCGCGCTCGCCTCCCGGGACCCGAACCGGTTCGAAGCCGACGCCGAGCGCGAAGACTGA
- a CDS encoding NRDE family protein: MCTLILAWQVFEDAPVVVAANRDEQLGRPAEPPRRWENGDGPAIVAPRDAEAGGTWVGYNDAGVFVGITNRWVEVEGGGERSRGHLVRDALRRETAEDAARFVEHAVEDDSYDGFNLVVADENAALFFEWDGSLSVRNVDPGVRVVVNVGTPESWFVPERHPEVGKRQADNARRLEEALQPEPSESVEAWCERAKAALGDHDFGVCVHDPEGRFGTRSSSVIALGEAEFAYEFADGPPCQTAFEPVERQD; this comes from the coding sequence GTGTGCACACTCATCCTCGCGTGGCAGGTGTTCGAGGACGCGCCGGTCGTCGTCGCCGCCAACCGCGACGAGCAACTCGGCAGGCCCGCCGAGCCGCCCCGGCGGTGGGAAAACGGCGACGGTCCCGCAATCGTCGCCCCGCGGGACGCCGAGGCCGGCGGAACGTGGGTCGGCTACAACGACGCGGGCGTCTTCGTCGGCATCACCAACCGCTGGGTCGAGGTCGAGGGCGGCGGCGAACGCTCCCGGGGCCATCTCGTCCGCGACGCGCTCCGCCGCGAGACCGCCGAGGACGCGGCCCGGTTCGTCGAGCATGCGGTCGAGGACGACAGCTACGACGGCTTCAACCTCGTCGTCGCCGACGAGAACGCCGCGCTGTTCTTCGAGTGGGACGGCAGTCTGTCGGTTCGGAACGTCGACCCCGGCGTCCGCGTCGTCGTCAACGTCGGCACGCCCGAGTCGTGGTTCGTCCCCGAGCGACACCCCGAGGTGGGGAAGCGGCAGGCCGACAACGCCCGGCGGCTGGAGGAGGCCCTTCAGCCCGAGCCGAGCGAGTCGGTGGAAGCGTGGTGCGAGCGAGCGAAGGCGGCGCTGGGCGACCACGACTTCGGCGTCTGCGTCCACGACCCGGAGGGTCGGTTCGGCACGCGCTCGTCGTCGGTCATCGCGCTCGGCGAGGCGGAGTTCGCGTACGAATTCGCCGACGGCCCGCCGTGTCAGACCGCCTTCGAACCGGTCGAACGTCAGGATTAA
- a CDS encoding helix-turn-helix transcriptional regulator, whose protein sequence is MSASEAEQDLSSDERAGLELIRESGGIHQSDFWKELDISSRKGSRIAEVLESLGLIKRTETVYNGHTTYYLEPAARDLDFSMLMAGDMLSPLIGEEEINANSNAFSQWLMNLAYEEY, encoded by the coding sequence ATGAGCGCGAGCGAAGCCGAGCAAGACCTTTCTTCCGACGAGCGCGCGGGACTGGAACTCATCCGCGAGTCGGGCGGCATCCACCAGAGCGACTTCTGGAAAGAACTCGACATCTCCTCCCGGAAGGGGAGCCGCATCGCCGAGGTGCTGGAGTCGCTCGGTCTCATCAAGCGGACCGAGACCGTCTACAACGGCCACACCACCTACTACCTCGAACCCGCCGCGCGCGACCTCGACTTCTCGATGCTGATGGCCGGCGACATGCTCTCGCCGCTCATCGGCGAAGAGGAGATTAACGCCAACAGCAACGCCTTCTCGCAGTGGCTCATGAACCTCGCCTACGAGGAGTACTGA
- the psmA gene encoding archaeal proteasome endopeptidase complex subunit alpha produces MQGQAQQQAYDRGITIFSPDGRLYQVEYAREAVKRGTASIGVRTPEGVVLAADKRSRSPLMEPTSVEKIHKADDHIGIASAGHVADARQLIDFARRQSQVNRLRYGEPIGIETLTKEVTDHIQQYTQVGGARPFGVALLIGGVENGTPRLYETDPSGTPYEWKAVSIGADRGDHQEHLEENFRDDLTLDEGIELALEAIASTSDEGTAPDGVDVATVSAETERFVELSNDEIESYLEANDLLATEDDEQTEE; encoded by the coding sequence ATGCAGGGACAAGCGCAACAACAGGCGTACGACCGCGGGATTACGATCTTCTCGCCGGATGGTCGACTCTATCAGGTCGAATACGCTCGTGAGGCCGTCAAGCGCGGCACCGCGAGCATCGGCGTGCGAACGCCCGAGGGCGTCGTCCTCGCGGCGGACAAGCGCTCTCGCTCGCCGCTGATGGAACCGACGAGCGTCGAGAAGATTCACAAGGCGGACGACCACATCGGCATCGCGAGCGCCGGCCACGTCGCCGACGCCCGTCAGCTCATCGACTTCGCCCGCCGCCAGTCACAGGTCAACCGCCTCCGCTACGGCGAACCCATCGGCATCGAGACGCTGACCAAGGAAGTCACCGACCACATCCAGCAGTACACGCAGGTCGGCGGCGCGCGCCCGTTCGGCGTCGCGCTCCTCATCGGCGGCGTCGAAAACGGTACCCCCCGCCTCTACGAGACCGACCCCTCGGGGACCCCCTACGAGTGGAAGGCCGTCTCCATCGGGGCCGACCGCGGCGACCACCAAGAGCACCTCGAAGAGAACTTCCGCGACGACCTGACCCTCGACGAGGGTATCGAACTCGCGCTGGAGGCCATCGCCTCGACCAGCGACGAGGGCACCGCGCCCGACGGCGTCGACGTGGCGACCGTCTCCGCGGAGACGGAGCGCTTCGTCGAGCTGTCTAACGACGAAATCGAGAGCTACCTCGAAGCCAACGACCTGTTGGCGACCGAGGACGACGAACAGACCGAAGAGTAA
- a CDS encoding Rpp14/Pop5 family protein, whose translation MKHLPKHLRPRRRYLAVEVETWPGVDLARGPFQRELWYAAQNLYGDAGSADADLTVLGFDYADGVAETIVRARRGHVEDARAALACIDAVGGDPVGVRVRGVSGTVRACSERYLHGRAGISEERTVVFENDSRTAVVRDSLFDVRGSDGFTGATQLDFE comes from the coding sequence ATGAAACACCTGCCCAAACACCTCCGGCCGCGACGACGATATCTCGCCGTCGAGGTCGAGACGTGGCCCGGCGTCGACCTCGCCCGCGGGCCGTTCCAGCGCGAACTCTGGTACGCCGCCCAGAACCTCTACGGCGACGCCGGGAGCGCCGACGCCGACCTGACCGTTCTCGGGTTCGACTACGCCGACGGCGTCGCCGAGACCATCGTCCGCGCCCGGCGCGGCCACGTCGAAGACGCCCGGGCCGCACTCGCCTGCATCGACGCCGTCGGCGGCGACCCGGTCGGGGTGAGAGTGCGAGGCGTCTCGGGGACAGTGCGTGCCTGTTCGGAAAGGTATTTACACGGCCGGGCCGGAATTTCCGAGGAGAGAACCGTCGTGTTCGAGAACGACTCCCGAACCGCCGTCGTCCGCGACTCCCTCTTCGACGTTCGCGGTTCGGACGGGTTCACGGGCGCGACGCAACTCGATTTCGAGTGA
- a CDS encoding class I SAM-dependent methyltransferase: MKKTIEEHAARFSHIAAEYDDSQDSDEYRACVSLVVHYADPSPEDVVLDLGTGTGAIALALAPDAKRVVGRDISEGMLEQARTKAAEVGIENVEFDEGRFRDPNVGDDEQIDIVVTNFAMHHLSDEEKREAIGVIADLEPRRFVLGDVMFFGTPDPDEPFYSPEVDDPATVGFLADALTDAGFVLTAVESVHEQVGVLVAERAPTADE, from the coding sequence ATGAAGAAGACGATTGAGGAACACGCCGCCCGCTTTTCCCACATCGCCGCGGAGTACGACGACTCCCAAGACAGCGACGAGTACCGCGCGTGCGTCTCGCTCGTCGTCCACTACGCCGACCCCTCCCCCGAGGACGTGGTGCTCGACCTCGGTACCGGCACGGGCGCTATCGCCCTCGCGCTCGCCCCCGACGCGAAGCGCGTCGTCGGCCGCGACATCAGCGAGGGGATGCTCGAACAGGCCCGAACCAAGGCCGCCGAAGTCGGCATCGAGAACGTCGAGTTCGACGAGGGCCGGTTCCGAGACCCGAACGTGGGCGACGACGAGCAGATCGACATCGTGGTGACGAACTTCGCCATGCACCACCTCTCCGACGAGGAGAAACGCGAGGCCATCGGCGTCATCGCCGACCTCGAACCGCGGCGGTTCGTCCTCGGCGACGTGATGTTCTTCGGCACGCCCGACCCCGACGAGCCGTTCTACTCGCCCGAAGTGGACGACCCCGCGACCGTCGGCTTCCTCGCCGACGCGCTCACGGACGCCGGGTTCGTCCTCACGGCCGTCGAGTCGGTCCACGAGCAGGTGGGCGTCCTCGTCGCCGAGCGAGCGCCGACCGCCGACGAGTGA
- a CDS encoding RNase P subunit p30 family protein: MYEAVYAHPDGESTVSRVAVAAGRYDYDGVVVRALDARPDYDRLREALDVDVVDAVEIDASNPERASGAVGNYRPQRELLIVRGGTNALNRFAVEQPRVDVLSRPMEGEGNFNHVLAKAARDNGVRVEFDFGPVLRSDGGTRVQAISALRKLRELVEYYDAPYVVSATPSSHLQLRSPRELAGLGEVVGFDREQVLDGLREWGHLAARNREHTSESFIAPGVKRGRYEEDD; the protein is encoded by the coding sequence ATGTACGAGGCGGTCTACGCACACCCCGACGGCGAGAGTACGGTCAGTCGCGTCGCCGTCGCCGCCGGGCGGTACGACTACGACGGCGTCGTCGTCCGCGCGCTCGACGCCCGCCCCGACTACGACCGCCTCCGCGAGGCGCTCGACGTGGACGTCGTCGACGCCGTCGAAATCGACGCGTCCAACCCGGAACGAGCCAGCGGCGCGGTCGGCAACTACCGCCCGCAGCGCGAACTGCTCATCGTCCGCGGGGGGACGAACGCGCTCAACCGATTCGCCGTCGAACAGCCGCGAGTGGACGTGCTCTCGCGCCCCATGGAGGGCGAAGGCAACTTCAACCACGTCCTCGCCAAGGCCGCCCGCGACAACGGCGTCCGCGTCGAGTTCGACTTCGGGCCGGTGCTCCGAAGCGACGGGGGGACCCGCGTGCAGGCCATCTCGGCGCTCCGGAAACTCCGCGAACTCGTCGAGTACTACGACGCCCCCTACGTCGTCTCCGCGACCCCGTCGTCGCATCTCCAACTGCGGAGCCCCCGCGAGTTGGCGGGACTGGGCGAGGTCGTCGGCTTCGACCGCGAGCAGGTGCTCGACGGCCTCCGCGAGTGGGGTCACCTCGCGGCGCGCAACCGCGAGCACACGTCCGAGTCGTTCATAGCCCCCGGCGTCAAACGGGGACGGTATGAAGAAGACGATTGA
- a CDS encoding BGTF surface domain-containing protein produces MRPPHLVVVLLVVVALSLSGVVAADSSTAIDHAGDGLTLDAVDGEHVHGTTPFAPGTLIGVRVKSVGDTHPFLVSKAVRVGENGSFDVTFDLSEMAQLRGGPVQVSVRRDQQPIYEENATLVTYYMPENSTLTPDIRDAATAETTSASTATTADSSSGIDVPGFGAGVGVAALLVASFVAARGL; encoded by the coding sequence ATGCGCCCTCCCCACCTCGTCGTCGTCCTCCTCGTCGTGGTCGCGCTCTCGCTGTCGGGCGTCGTCGCGGCCGACAGCAGCACCGCTATCGACCACGCGGGCGACGGACTCACGCTCGACGCGGTCGACGGCGAGCACGTCCACGGGACGACCCCGTTCGCGCCCGGGACGCTCATCGGCGTCCGCGTGAAATCCGTCGGTGATACCCATCCGTTTCTCGTCTCGAAGGCCGTCCGCGTCGGAGAAAACGGTAGCTTCGACGTAACGTTCGACCTCTCGGAGATGGCCCAACTCCGCGGCGGGCCGGTGCAGGTCTCGGTTCGCCGGGACCAACAGCCGATCTACGAGGAGAACGCCACGCTCGTGACGTACTATATGCCCGAGAACTCGACGCTCACGCCCGACATCCGCGACGCCGCGACGGCCGAAACGACGTCCGCGTCGACCGCGACGACGGCCGATTCGTCGTCCGGAATCGACGTCCCCGGCTTCGGTGCCGGAGTTGGCGTCGCCGCGCTCCTCGTCGCGTCGTTCGTCGCCGCTCGCGGCCTCTAA